One Streptomyces sp. R28 DNA window includes the following coding sequences:
- a CDS encoding bifunctional adenosylcobinamide kinase/adenosylcobinamide-phosphate guanylyltransferase — protein sequence MELTLLGTGAPAGLPRPDCPCAACAGALGDDARAATALLVDGTLLLDLTPGAAFAAARAGRSLGAVRQVLLSHPHNGPAVEVPAGLPQPGRVPDGRELALLTGHRVRAVAMDSPGTGYAVTGPDGQRLLYLPPGGSPAGLENGTVGMYDMVVADVVGRPDALAKLRAVGAIGPTTDVIAVHLDHDVPPGNELRRRLASAGARAVPDGATLVVGAYEDVPDVPRRTLVLGGARSGKSVEAERRLEAFPDVLYVATGGTRGGDHEWAARVAVHRERRPGSWRTAETCDLVPLLAEAGAPLLVDCLSLWLTDAMDSVGAWDDAVWADGGERALRERVRELTEAVRATRRTVVAVSNEVGSGIVPATASGRRYRDELGRLNAAFAGECEQVVLVVAGQALVLRG from the coding sequence GTGGAACTGACTCTCCTCGGCACCGGTGCCCCCGCGGGACTCCCCCGCCCCGACTGTCCGTGTGCGGCCTGTGCCGGCGCGCTCGGCGATGACGCGCGGGCGGCCACCGCATTGCTCGTGGACGGGACGCTGTTGCTCGATCTGACGCCCGGGGCGGCGTTCGCGGCGGCTCGCGCGGGGCGTTCGCTGGGGGCCGTACGGCAGGTGTTGCTGTCGCATCCGCACAACGGGCCCGCCGTGGAGGTGCCGGCGGGGCTGCCGCAGCCCGGGCGGGTGCCGGACGGGCGGGAGTTGGCGCTGCTGACGGGGCATCGGGTGCGGGCGGTGGCGATGGACTCGCCGGGCACGGGGTACGCGGTGACCGGGCCGGACGGGCAGCGGCTGCTGTATCTGCCGCCGGGGGGTTCGCCGGCCGGGCTGGAGAACGGGACCGTCGGGATGTACGACATGGTGGTCGCCGATGTCGTGGGGCGACCGGACGCGCTGGCCAAGCTGCGGGCGGTGGGGGCGATCGGGCCGACCACGGACGTCATCGCCGTACATCTGGATCATGACGTGCCGCCGGGGAACGAGTTGCGGCGGCGGCTGGCCTCGGCGGGGGCGCGGGCGGTGCCGGACGGGGCGACGCTGGTGGTGGGGGCGTACGAGGACGTGCCGGACGTGCCGCGGCGGACCCTCGTGCTGGGCGGGGCCAGGTCCGGGAAGTCGGTGGAGGCGGAGCGGCGGCTGGAGGCCTTCCCGGACGTGCTGTACGTGGCGACCGGGGGCACGCGGGGCGGCGACCACGAGTGGGCGGCACGGGTCGCCGTCCACCGGGAGCGCCGGCCGGGGTCGTGGCGTACGGCCGAGACGTGCGACCTGGTGCCGCTGCTGGCGGAGGCCGGGGCGCCGTTGCTCGTCGACTGTCTGTCCCTGTGGCTGACGGACGCCATGGACTCCGTCGGGGCGTGGGACGACGCGGTGTGGGCGGACGGCGGGGAGCGGGCGCTGCGGGAGCGGGTACGGGAGTTGACGGAGGCGGTGCGGGCCACTCGGCGGACCGTGGTCGCCGTATCGAACGAGGTGGGGTCGGGAATCGTGCCGGCCACGGCGTCGGGGCGGCGGTACCGGGACGAGCTGGGCCGGCTGAACGCCGCATTCGCCGGGGAGTGCGAGCAGGTGGTGCTGGTGGTGGCGGGGCAGGCGCTGGTACTGCGGGGTTAG
- the cobT gene encoding nicotinate-nucleotide--dimethylbenzimidazole phosphoribosyltransferase, translating to MSSLNLDDFTDLIERPDGGVRRDAEARRERQIVPPGALGRLDDLGEWLAAAQSAVPVRPIEQPRVVLFAGDHGIAELGVSARRAGGAVELVREILEGGRPVSVLARRLGVPVRVVDMALDCDPQELPETVVRHRVRRGSGRIDVEDALTLEEAEAAFRAGVAVADEEADSGTDLVVLGDVSVGGTTAAGVLVAALCGTDASVVTGRGGLAVDDLVWMRKCAAIRDALRRARPVLGDQLQLLATVGGADLAAITGFLLQSAVRKMPVVLDGVVVAACALVGQRIAFRAPDWWLAAHNSGEPGQAKALDRMALEPLLDPGVKVGEGAGGLLALPMVQSAAALAAELPEKPKDSEAEDSGTAEDSETAEAEEPQEHEAEKEQKAQSETE from the coding sequence ATGAGCTCGCTTAATCTCGACGACTTCACTGATCTGATCGAGCGCCCCGACGGCGGGGTGCGCCGGGACGCCGAGGCGCGCCGTGAGCGTCAGATCGTGCCGCCCGGGGCGCTGGGCCGCCTCGACGACCTGGGTGAGTGGCTGGCGGCGGCGCAGTCCGCCGTACCGGTGCGGCCGATCGAACAGCCGCGGGTCGTGCTGTTCGCCGGTGACCACGGCATCGCCGAGCTGGGTGTCTCGGCGCGACGTGCGGGCGGCGCCGTGGAGTTGGTGCGGGAGATCCTCGAGGGCGGCCGGCCGGTGTCCGTACTCGCGCGGCGGCTCGGGGTTCCGGTGCGGGTCGTCGACATGGCACTGGACTGCGATCCGCAGGAGCTGCCGGAGACCGTCGTACGGCATCGGGTACGGCGCGGGAGCGGTCGTATCGATGTCGAGGACGCGTTGACGCTCGAGGAGGCGGAGGCCGCCTTCCGGGCCGGGGTGGCGGTGGCCGACGAAGAGGCCGACTCCGGTACGGATCTGGTGGTGCTCGGCGATGTGAGCGTGGGCGGCACCACGGCGGCCGGGGTGCTGGTCGCCGCGCTGTGCGGGACGGATGCGTCGGTCGTCACCGGGCGGGGCGGACTGGCCGTCGACGACCTGGTGTGGATGCGCAAGTGCGCGGCGATCCGGGACGCCCTGCGCCGGGCGCGGCCCGTGCTCGGGGATCAGCTGCAGCTGCTCGCGACGGTGGGTGGCGCCGACCTCGCCGCGATCACCGGGTTCCTGCTGCAGAGCGCGGTGCGGAAGATGCCGGTCGTGCTGGACGGGGTCGTGGTCGCCGCCTGTGCGCTGGTGGGGCAGCGGATCGCGTTCCGGGCGCCGGACTGGTGGCTGGCCGCGCACAACAGCGGGGAGCCGGGGCAGGCGAAGGCGCTGGACCGGATGGCCCTGGAGCCGCTGCTCGACCCGGGCGTGAAGGTCGGCGAGGGCGCCGGAGGCTTGCTGGCCCTGCCCATGGTCCAGTCCGCCGCCGCGCTGGCCGCGGAGCTGCCGGAGAAGCCGAAGGACTCGGAAGCGGAGGACTCGGGGACGGCGGAGGACTCGGAGACGGCGGAGGCCGAGGAGCCCCAGGAGCACGAGGCGGAGAAGGAACAGAAGGCACAGTCAGAGACGGAGTGA
- a CDS encoding class I SAM-dependent methyltransferase: MTATAPPERPRADCAFTLAACRDQPYVPRHLGLTRMPSRRLRAAARAALSFPEPESWLDVGTGYARFPEVAKELFPYTAFDGLDPTYRVLHARVAERVEEAHVGNLTDARITARLRARYDIVSMLRHLEHTRDPREELRAALTVLRPGGLLILELPDPRCVFALLLGRWWTPHSRPGHLHLLPLDTLRRELEAQGCTILSTDRRTPHIPYDLAATTSRALAFVLPSLLSRACAPLVAVAWVLDHILAPVLRHTGFSNTYRVIARKEPTARA, encoded by the coding sequence ATGACCGCGACCGCACCCCCCGAACGCCCCCGCGCCGACTGCGCGTTCACCCTCGCCGCATGCCGGGACCAGCCGTACGTCCCCCGGCACCTGGGGCTCACACGGATGCCGTCCCGCCGGCTGAGGGCCGCGGCCCGCGCGGCGCTGTCCTTCCCCGAACCGGAGAGCTGGCTGGACGTGGGCACGGGCTACGCCCGCTTCCCGGAAGTGGCGAAGGAACTCTTCCCGTACACGGCGTTCGACGGCCTGGACCCGACCTACCGCGTCCTGCACGCACGTGTGGCCGAGCGGGTGGAGGAGGCCCACGTCGGCAATCTGACGGACGCCCGCATCACGGCCCGCCTGCGCGCCCGCTACGACATCGTCAGCATGCTCCGCCACCTGGAACACACCCGGGACCCCCGCGAGGAGCTCCGCGCCGCCCTCACGGTCCTGCGGCCCGGCGGCCTGCTCATCCTCGAACTCCCCGACCCGCGCTGCGTGTTCGCCCTGCTGCTCGGCAGATGGTGGACCCCGCACAGCCGACCGGGCCACCTGCACCTGTTGCCCCTGGACACGCTCCGCCGGGAACTGGAGGCACAGGGCTGCACGATCCTCTCCACGGACCGCCGCACCCCGCACATCCCCTACGACCTCGCGGCCACGACCTCGCGGGCGCTGGCGTTCGTCCTGCCCTCACTGCTGTCCCGAGCGTGCGCGCCGCTGGTGGCCGTGGCCTGGGTGCTCGACCACATCCTGGCCCCCGTACTGCGCCACACCGGCTTCTCGAACACGTACCGCGTCATCGCCCGCAAGGAGCCGACCGCACGGGCCTGA
- the pelF gene encoding GT4 family glycosyltransferase PelF — protein sequence MMRTGRHVTMLTEGTYPHVHGGVSTWCDQLVKGMPEVDFHIVSLTGTGREPVTWELPPNVYRHTSVPTWGPRPGRRHAPYGRARRRFTDSYERFLLSFLDPEGPEAHIDFGEALYELAELARDGRLSAALRTESALRSLMWIWTMPQLPTAAARPTVHDALTATDLLEHALRPLGTRIPEDSVAHAVSSGLATLPALAAHKLDGVPFLLTEHGIYLRERYLGYRSEAQRWPVKAFMLGFYRELNSLGYRAADLITPCNQYNRRWEERGGADADKIRTVYNGVDPHAFPHAGPEPEVPTLTWCGRVDPIKDLETLLRAYSMVRAELPETRLRLFGPVPPGGEAYRTKLEKLAAELGVTDGLTFEGRISEVRRAYAAGHVVMLSSISEGFPFSIIEAMSCGRTTVSTDVGGVREAVGDTGLVVPPREPEKMAAAALTLLRDDERRLELGELSRQRVIDRFTLRRSVDNFRTIYQELAGSAEVYEPTLETVADWTLELRDPWYEKVATDGTGW from the coding sequence ATGATGCGCACAGGCCGTCATGTCACCATGCTCACCGAGGGCACCTATCCGCATGTCCACGGTGGGGTCAGCACCTGGTGCGACCAGCTCGTCAAGGGCATGCCGGAGGTCGACTTCCACATCGTGTCGCTCACCGGAACCGGCCGCGAACCCGTCACCTGGGAGCTGCCGCCCAACGTCTACCGGCACACCTCCGTACCGACCTGGGGGCCGCGCCCGGGGCGCAGACACGCGCCGTACGGCAGGGCCCGGCGCCGGTTCACCGACTCCTACGAGCGCTTCCTGCTCTCCTTCCTCGACCCCGAGGGCCCCGAAGCCCACATCGACTTCGGTGAGGCCCTGTACGAGCTGGCCGAACTCGCCCGCGACGGGCGCCTGTCGGCGGCGCTGCGCACCGAGTCGGCGCTGCGGTCGCTGATGTGGATATGGACGATGCCGCAGCTGCCGACCGCGGCCGCCCGCCCGACCGTCCACGACGCCCTGACCGCGACCGACCTGCTGGAACACGCCCTGCGCCCCCTCGGGACCCGCATCCCCGAGGACTCCGTCGCCCACGCGGTGAGCAGCGGCCTCGCGACCCTCCCCGCCCTCGCCGCCCACAAGCTGGACGGCGTGCCCTTCCTCCTCACCGAGCACGGCATCTATCTGCGCGAGCGCTACCTCGGCTACCGCAGCGAGGCCCAGCGCTGGCCCGTGAAGGCGTTCATGCTCGGCTTCTACCGCGAGCTGAACTCACTCGGTTACCGGGCGGCCGACCTGATCACCCCCTGCAACCAGTACAACCGCCGCTGGGAGGAGCGCGGCGGCGCCGACGCCGACAAGATCCGCACGGTCTACAACGGCGTCGACCCGCACGCCTTCCCGCACGCCGGCCCCGAGCCCGAGGTCCCCACCCTCACCTGGTGCGGCCGCGTCGACCCCATCAAGGACCTGGAGACCCTGCTGCGCGCCTACAGCATGGTCCGCGCCGAACTCCCGGAAACCCGCCTGCGGTTGTTCGGACCGGTTCCGCCCGGCGGCGAGGCCTACCGCACCAAGCTGGAGAAGCTCGCCGCCGAGCTGGGCGTGACGGACGGCCTGACCTTCGAGGGGCGCATCAGCGAGGTCCGGCGCGCCTACGCCGCCGGCCACGTCGTCATGCTGTCGTCCATCTCCGAGGGCTTCCCGTTCTCCATCATCGAGGCCATGTCCTGCGGCCGTACGACGGTCTCGACGGACGTCGGGGGAGTGCGCGAGGCCGTCGGCGACACCGGCCTGGTGGTCCCGCCGCGCGAGCCGGAGAAGATGGCGGCGGCCGCGCTGACCCTGCTCCGCGACGACGAGCGACGCCTGGAACTGGGTGAGTTGTCCCGTCAGCGCGTCATCGACCGCTTCACGCTGCGCCGCTCCGTGGACAATTTTCGGACGATCTACCAGGAGCTCGCGGGCAGCGCCGAGGTGTACGAGCCCACGCTCGAGACGGTCGCCGACTGGACCCTCGAACTGCGCGACCCCTGGTACGAGAAGGTCGCGACGGACGGAACCGGCTGGTGA
- a CDS encoding leucyl aminopeptidase encodes MTALTLSTAAAPGLRADAIVIGVAKGAASTSGGLVVAPGAEAVDKAYDGKLAGVLETLGASGAEGEVTKLPAPAGFKAPLVVAVGLGAEPEDPKDGAYDGEALRKAAGVAARALAGAKKAAFALPLGDAGDVGAVAEGVLLGAYAFDAYKGNGKNAQDKKNGKAPLAEAALLGGKPRDKEHKAAIERATAVSEELNRARDLINTPPNDLTPESFAAIASAAAKEHGIKVQVLDEKALTKGGYGGILGVGSGSAAGPRLVKLTYTSSRSAKHLAFVGKGITYDSGGISLKPAGHNETMKCDMSGAAAVFAAVVAAARLGLDVNVTGWLALAENMPSGSAVRPGDVLRMYSGKTVEVLNTDAEGRLVLADALWAASQEKPDAIVDVATLTGAMVLALGNRTFGVMANDDAFRSAVVEAAEEVGEPSWPMPLPEHLRKGMDSPTADIANMGERMGGGLVAGLFLREFVGEGITWAHVDIAGPAFNEGGPFGYTPKGGTGSAVRTLVRLAELTAAGDLG; translated from the coding sequence GTGACTGCTCTCACTCTCAGCACCGCCGCGGCGCCCGGCCTGCGGGCCGACGCGATCGTGATCGGTGTCGCCAAGGGCGCTGCGTCCACGTCCGGGGGACTGGTTGTCGCACCGGGCGCAGAGGCTGTGGACAAGGCGTACGACGGCAAGCTCGCCGGCGTCCTGGAGACCCTCGGCGCCTCGGGCGCCGAGGGCGAGGTGACGAAGCTCCCCGCGCCCGCCGGCTTCAAGGCCCCGCTCGTGGTGGCGGTCGGCCTGGGTGCCGAGCCCGAGGACCCCAAGGATGGGGCCTACGACGGCGAGGCCCTGCGCAAGGCCGCCGGCGTCGCCGCCCGCGCCCTCGCCGGCGCCAAGAAGGCCGCGTTCGCGCTGCCGCTGGGCGACGCCGGTGACGTCGGCGCCGTCGCCGAGGGCGTGCTGCTCGGCGCGTACGCGTTCGACGCCTACAAGGGCAACGGCAAGAACGCCCAGGACAAGAAGAACGGCAAGGCGCCCCTCGCCGAGGCCGCGCTGCTCGGCGGCAAGCCCCGCGACAAGGAGCACAAGGCGGCGATCGAGCGCGCCACCGCCGTCTCCGAGGAGCTCAACCGCGCCCGCGACCTGATCAACACCCCGCCGAACGACCTCACCCCCGAGTCCTTCGCCGCGATCGCCTCGGCGGCGGCCAAGGAGCACGGCATCAAGGTGCAGGTGCTCGACGAGAAGGCGCTGACCAAGGGCGGCTACGGCGGCATCCTGGGCGTCGGCTCCGGGTCGGCGGCCGGCCCGCGGCTGGTGAAGCTGACGTACACGAGCTCCAGGTCGGCCAAGCACCTCGCCTTCGTCGGCAAGGGCATCACCTACGACTCGGGCGGCATCTCGCTGAAGCCGGCCGGGCACAACGAGACGATGAAGTGCGACATGAGCGGTGCGGCCGCCGTGTTCGCCGCCGTCGTCGCCGCCGCGCGCCTCGGTCTCGACGTGAATGTCACCGGGTGGCTGGCGCTCGCCGAGAACATGCCCTCGGGTTCCGCCGTGCGCCCGGGTGACGTGCTGCGCATGTACAGCGGCAAGACGGTGGAGGTGCTCAACACGGACGCCGAGGGCCGGCTGGTGCTCGCGGACGCGCTGTGGGCGGCGTCGCAGGAGAAGCCGGACGCGATCGTGGACGTCGCGACGCTGACCGGGGCGATGGTGCTGGCGCTGGGCAACCGGACGTTCGGTGTGATGGCCAACGACGACGCGTTCCGCTCCGCGGTGGTGGAAGCGGCGGAGGAGGTCGGCGAGCCGTCCTGGCCGATGCCGCTGCCGGAGCACCTGCGCAAGGGGATGGACTCGCCCACCGCCGACATCGCCAACATGGGTGAGCGCATGGGTGGCGGCCTGGTCGCCGGTCTCTTCCTGCGTGAGTTCGTGGGCGAGGGCATCACGTGGGCGCACGTCGACATCGCCGGTCCCGCGTTCAACGAGGGCGGGCCCTTCGGGTACACGCCGAAGGGTGGTACCGGTAGCGCGGTGCGGACGCTGGTTCGGCTGGCCGAACTGACGGCGGCCGGCGACCTGGGCTGA
- the lpdA gene encoding dihydrolipoyl dehydrogenase, with product MANDASTVFDLVILGGGSGGYAAALRGAQLGLDVALIEKDKVGGTCLHRGCIPTKALLHAGEIADQARESEQFGVKATFEGIDIAGVHKYKDGVIAGLYKGLQGLVASRKVTYIEGEGRLSSPTSVDVNGQRIQGRHVLLATGSVPKSLPGLEIDGNRIISSDHALVLDRVPKSAIILGGGVIGVEFASAWKSFGSDVTVIEGLKHLVPVEDENSSKLLERAFRKRGIKFNLGTFFSKAEYTADGVKVTLADGKEFEAEVLLVAVGRGPVSAGLGYEEQGVAMDRGYVLVDEYMRTNVPTISAVGDLVPTLQLAHVGFAEGILVAERLAGLKTVPIDYDGVPRVTYCHPEVASVGITEAKAKEIYGADKVVALKYNLAGNGKSKILNTAGEIKLVQVKDGAVVGVHMVGDRMGEQVGEAQLIYNWEALPAEVAQLIHAHPTQNEALGEAHLALAGKPLHAHD from the coding sequence GTGGCGAACGACGCCAGCACCGTTTTCGACCTAGTGATCCTCGGCGGTGGTAGTGGCGGTTACGCCGCGGCCCTGCGCGGGGCGCAGCTGGGCCTGGACGTCGCCCTGATCGAGAAGGACAAGGTCGGCGGCACCTGCCTGCACCGGGGTTGCATCCCCACCAAGGCCCTGCTGCACGCGGGCGAGATCGCCGACCAGGCCCGCGAGAGCGAGCAGTTCGGTGTGAAGGCCACCTTCGAGGGCATCGACATCGCCGGGGTCCACAAGTACAAGGACGGCGTGATCGCCGGTCTGTACAAGGGCCTGCAGGGGCTCGTCGCCTCCCGGAAGGTGACGTACATCGAGGGTGAGGGCCGCCTCTCCTCCCCCACCTCCGTCGACGTGAACGGCCAGCGCATCCAGGGCCGCCACGTCCTGCTGGCGACCGGCTCCGTGCCGAAGTCGCTGCCGGGCCTGGAGATCGACGGCAACCGCATCATCTCCTCGGACCACGCCCTCGTCCTGGACCGCGTGCCGAAGTCCGCGATCATCCTGGGCGGCGGTGTCATCGGCGTCGAGTTCGCCTCCGCGTGGAAGTCCTTCGGCTCGGACGTCACCGTCATCGAGGGCCTGAAGCACCTCGTCCCGGTCGAGGACGAGAACTCCTCGAAGCTTCTTGAGCGCGCGTTCCGCAAGCGCGGCATCAAGTTCAACCTGGGCACCTTCTTCTCCAAGGCCGAGTACACGGCCGACGGTGTCAAGGTCACCCTCGCCGACGGCAAGGAGTTCGAGGCCGAGGTCCTCCTCGTCGCCGTCGGTCGTGGCCCCGTCTCCGCCGGTCTCGGTTACGAGGAGCAGGGCGTCGCCATGGACCGCGGCTACGTCCTCGTCGACGAGTACATGCGCACCAACGTCCCGACCATCTCCGCCGTCGGTGACCTGGTCCCCACGCTCCAGCTCGCGCACGTCGGCTTCGCCGAGGGCATCCTGGTTGCGGAGCGTCTGGCCGGTCTGAAGACCGTTCCGATCGACTACGACGGTGTCCCGCGGGTGACGTACTGCCACCCGGAGGTCGCCTCCGTCGGTATCACCGAGGCCAAGGCCAAGGAGATCTACGGCGCGGACAAGGTCGTCGCTCTGAAGTACAACCTGGCGGGCAACGGCAAGAGCAAGATCCTGAACACCGCGGGCGAGATCAAGCTCGTCCAGGTGAAGGACGGTGCCGTGGTCGGCGTCCACATGGTCGGCGACCGTATGGGCGAGCAGGTCGGCGAGGCCCAGCTGATCTACAACTGGGAGGCGCTGCCGGCCGAGGTCGCCCAGCTCATCCACGCCCACCCGACGCAGAACGAGGCGCTCGGCGAGGCGCACCTGGCCCTCGCGGGCAAGCCGCTGCACGCGCACGACTGA
- a CDS encoding endo alpha-1,4 polygalactosaminidase gives MRRLIPLVVLPLLLLAGCTTAPDGADGGEGGPSGSRWQPRPGTAWQWQLRGRIDTSVDVPVYDIDGFDQSGKTVAALHREDRKVICYLSTGAWEDWRPDAGKFPRSVIGKGNGWEGERWLDIRRLDVLEPLMAARLDMCREKGFDAVEPDNMDGYKNRTGFPLKARDQLRYNRLIAGLAHERGMAVGLKNDLDQIPELVDDFDFAVNEQCAQYGECAALSPFVKAGKAVFHVEYEVPTRSFCAESRRLKLSSMLKKYELGVWRRAC, from the coding sequence GTGAGACGCCTCATTCCGCTGGTCGTTCTGCCCCTCCTCCTCCTGGCGGGCTGCACGACCGCCCCTGACGGCGCCGACGGCGGCGAGGGCGGTCCGAGCGGCTCGCGCTGGCAGCCGCGGCCCGGCACGGCCTGGCAGTGGCAGCTCCGCGGCCGGATCGACACCTCCGTCGACGTGCCGGTCTACGACATCGACGGCTTCGACCAGTCCGGGAAGACCGTCGCCGCGCTGCACCGCGAGGACCGCAAGGTCATCTGCTACCTCTCCACCGGTGCCTGGGAGGACTGGCGCCCCGACGCCGGGAAGTTCCCCAGGTCGGTGATCGGCAAGGGCAACGGCTGGGAGGGCGAGCGCTGGCTCGACATCCGGCGCCTGGACGTCCTGGAACCCCTGATGGCGGCCCGGCTGGACATGTGCCGCGAGAAGGGCTTCGACGCGGTGGAGCCCGACAACATGGACGGCTACAAGAACCGCACGGGCTTCCCGCTGAAGGCCCGCGACCAGCTCCGCTACAACCGCCTGATCGCCGGGCTGGCCCACGAGCGGGGCATGGCGGTCGGCCTGAAGAACGACCTGGACCAGATCCCGGAGCTGGTGGACGACTTCGACTTCGCGGTCAACGAGCAGTGCGCGCAGTACGGGGAATGCGCGGCCCTCAGCCCCTTCGTGAAGGCGGGCAAGGCGGTGTTCCACGTCGAGTACGAGGTCCCGACGCGCAGCTTCTGTGCCGAGTCGCGTCGCCTGAAGCTGAGTTCGATGCTGAAGAAGTACGAACTGGGGGTGTGGCGCCGGGCGTGCTGA
- a CDS encoding adenosylcobinamide-GDP ribazoletransferase — protein MTPPPSPGPRLHGLRFAFGTLSVLPVKVSRWDREAARGGMLCAPLVGVVLGCGAAFVALVLLFLGAGPLLAAVAAAAVPAVLTRGLHLDGLADTADGLGSGKPADDALRIMKQSDIGPFGVITLVFVLFAQVAALSQLYGDSWARGALGTVVSAVAARLALTLAARAGVPAARPEGLGAAVAGVVPVRGAVAVALAVTGVAALAGALLGTYDIARTALGVLAALAAAELLLRHCTRRFGGVTGDVFGGLAETAATAALVALSLG, from the coding sequence ATGACCCCGCCGCCCTCGCCCGGTCCCCGTCTGCACGGCCTGCGCTTCGCCTTCGGCACCCTGAGCGTGCTCCCCGTCAAGGTGAGCCGGTGGGACCGGGAAGCGGCGCGCGGTGGGATGCTGTGCGCCCCGCTCGTCGGGGTGGTCCTCGGCTGCGGTGCGGCCTTCGTCGCGCTGGTGCTGCTGTTCCTCGGCGCCGGTCCTCTCCTCGCCGCCGTCGCGGCCGCCGCCGTCCCCGCCGTCCTCACCCGCGGGCTGCATCTCGACGGGCTCGCCGACACCGCTGACGGGCTCGGCAGCGGCAAGCCCGCCGACGACGCGCTGCGGATCATGAAGCAGTCGGACATCGGGCCCTTCGGCGTCATCACGCTCGTGTTCGTGCTGTTCGCGCAGGTGGCCGCCCTCTCCCAGCTGTACGGCGACTCATGGGCCCGGGGCGCCCTCGGCACCGTCGTCTCGGCCGTCGCCGCCCGCCTCGCGCTCACCCTGGCCGCCCGGGCCGGCGTGCCCGCCGCGCGGCCGGAGGGGCTGGGGGCCGCGGTGGCCGGCGTCGTCCCCGTACGGGGTGCGGTGGCCGTCGCCCTGGCCGTGACCGGCGTCGCCGCCTTGGCGGGGGCGCTGCTCGGGACGTACGACATCGCCCGCACCGCCCTCGGGGTCCTGGCCGCACTCGCCGCCGCCGAGCTGCTCCTGCGGCACTGCACGCGCCGCTTCGGCGGCGTCACCGGTGACGTCTTCGGCGGGCTCGCGGAGACGGCGGCGACGGCTGCCCTGGTCGCGCTGTCACTGGGCTGA
- a CDS encoding spherulation-specific family 4 protein encodes MSDLLVPYYEHPSVRPAEWDAIITAAPRLYGVVLNPASGPGEAPDPAFAEVATRLRAAGGAPSGGVRVLGYADTDYGRRPHADVVRDIARHRDWYDADGVFLDQVAAGPEQFAYYRRLATAAWGAGCGTLALNHGTTPHPSYARIADLLVTFEGTWTSYTRLGPPQWRGGGGVRLCHLVYGVPAGAGLADLARARGATVHCAVPGMGDHPWGTLPHTLEPAR; translated from the coding sequence ATGAGCGATCTGCTGGTCCCCTACTACGAGCACCCGTCCGTCCGCCCCGCCGAATGGGACGCGATCATCACGGCCGCGCCCCGCCTCTACGGCGTCGTCCTCAACCCGGCCAGCGGCCCCGGCGAGGCGCCCGACCCGGCGTTCGCCGAGGTCGCGACCCGGCTGCGGGCGGCCGGGGGTGCCCCCTCCGGGGGAGTGCGGGTGCTCGGCTACGCCGACACCGACTACGGCCGCCGACCACACGCCGACGTCGTACGCGACATCGCCCGGCACCGCGACTGGTACGACGCGGACGGCGTCTTCCTCGACCAAGTCGCCGCGGGTCCTGAGCAGTTCGCGTACTACCGGCGGCTCGCGACGGCGGCCTGGGGCGCCGGCTGCGGCACGCTCGCCCTGAACCACGGCACGACGCCGCACCCGTCGTACGCCAGGATCGCGGACCTCCTGGTCACCTTCGAGGGCACCTGGACGTCGTACACCCGGCTCGGCCCGCCGCAGTGGCGTGGCGGCGGCGGAGTGCGGTTGTGCCATCTGGTGTACGGCGTCCCGGCCGGGGCCGGCCTGGCGGACCTGGCCCGCGCCCGCGGGGCCACCGTGCACTGCGCGGTACCGGGGATGGGAGATCATCCTTGGGGTACGTTGCCGCACACTCTGGAGCCCGCTCGGTGA